One genomic segment of Rhizobium gallicum bv. gallicum R602sp includes these proteins:
- the cax gene encoding calcium/proton exchanger, protein MNPLLKEIRDSPMLWLLAAVPVVFAAATLVPEAHTALFVLSVLAIVPLAGLLSHATESVAAKTGDAAGGLLNATLGNLTELVIALAALRAGEYTLVKASIAGAIVTNTLFMLGASFLLGGLKYHFQEFNRASARLQSGLLFLATIALLMPSAVAGVESTSAAAAAQKLSLGLAVLLMIGYGLGLLFTLRTHREIFAGAEHTQAGEAPWPIGLALATLAGVTVLVALVSEIFVESVQKAAQAFGMTPAFVGFIVVALVGGAAEMASAFSGARKNRLDLSVGIALGSASQIALFVAPVLVLLSYVVGPSPMDLQFWPGAVVMVLLATVTAMFVTNSGRSAWFVGVLALMVYMIFAMTLYILPPAVR, encoded by the coding sequence TTGAACCCCCTTTTGAAAGAGATTCGCGACAGCCCAATGCTATGGTTACTGGCCGCTGTGCCGGTGGTGTTCGCTGCTGCGACACTCGTCCCCGAAGCTCACACGGCGCTCTTCGTCCTTTCGGTGCTTGCCATTGTGCCGCTGGCCGGGTTGCTAAGCCACGCCACCGAATCCGTTGCCGCCAAGACGGGTGACGCCGCCGGCGGGCTGCTCAATGCCACCTTGGGAAATCTTACCGAACTGGTCATCGCGCTGGCTGCCCTGCGCGCCGGGGAGTACACGTTGGTGAAGGCATCCATCGCCGGTGCGATCGTCACCAACACACTGTTCATGCTGGGAGCTTCGTTTCTGCTTGGCGGGCTCAAATACCACTTCCAGGAGTTCAACCGCGCCAGTGCGCGTCTTCAATCAGGCCTGCTTTTTTTGGCCACAATCGCCCTGCTGATGCCTTCGGCGGTTGCCGGAGTGGAATCGACATCAGCTGCAGCAGCAGCCCAAAAACTCAGCCTTGGCCTGGCCGTTCTGCTCATGATCGGATACGGACTGGGCCTTTTGTTCACGCTCAGGACCCATCGTGAGATTTTCGCCGGAGCGGAGCATACCCAAGCAGGTGAAGCACCATGGCCAATCGGCCTGGCCCTGGCCACACTTGCCGGTGTCACCGTGCTCGTGGCGCTGGTGAGTGAGATTTTCGTCGAGTCCGTGCAAAAGGCAGCCCAAGCGTTCGGAATGACCCCTGCCTTTGTCGGTTTCATCGTCGTCGCGCTGGTTGGCGGAGCCGCCGAAATGGCCTCGGCGTTTTCCGGTGCACGCAAGAACCGACTCGACCTGAGCGTGGGAATAGCACTGGGGAGCGCTTCCCAGATCGCTTTGTTCGTCGCACCCGTCCTAGTCTTGTTGAGTTACGTGGTCGGCCCGTCGCCGATGGACCTGCAGTTCTGGCCGGGTGCTGTGGTGATGGTGCTCCTGGCGACCGTCACCGCAATGTTCGTCACCAACAGCGGGCGGTCGGCATGGTTTGTCGGCGTATTGGCGTTGATGGTTTATATGATCTTCGCCATGACGCTGTATATCTTGCCCCCGGCTGTGCGGTGA
- the ccoS gene encoding cbb3-type cytochrome oxidase assembly protein CcoS, producing the protein MSYLMWLVPIALGMGAVGLMAFLWSMRSGQYDDLDGAAERVLLTNAADAPLRDKKWEDMEHASSRHRLSKVQKGGKLS; encoded by the coding sequence ATGAGCTATCTCATGTGGCTCGTGCCAATCGCCTTGGGCATGGGGGCCGTCGGCCTCATGGCGTTCCTGTGGTCGATGCGTAGCGGCCAGTACGACGATCTTGACGGGGCTGCCGAAAGGGTGCTGCTGACAAACGCTGCGGACGCTCCCCTTCGCGACAAGAAGTGGGAGGACATGGAACACGCGTCGAGCAGACATCGTTTGTCTAAAGTACAAAAAGGAGGAAAGCTGTCATGA
- a CDS encoding helix-turn-helix domain-containing protein — protein MDRSDYLGLTIETVARSLTKLRERRIIRYNGKLQRLVRLLDREPSWPCLTSGSQHGEILNQDDPRRGRMATDAFWKFI, from the coding sequence TTGGACCGCTCCGACTATCTTGGACTGACAATCGAAACCGTCGCCCGCTCCTTGACCAAGCTCCGCGAAAGACGCATCATTCGCTACAACGGCAAACTGCAACGATTGGTTCGACTGCTTGACCGGGAACCCTCATGGCCCTGTCTAACGAGCGGTTCGCAGCACGGCGAGATCCTGAACCAGGACGACCCCCGCCGAGGAAGAATGGCAACAGACGCCTTTTGGAAATTCATCTGA